The following nucleotide sequence is from Cucumis melo cultivar AY chromosome 1, USDA_Cmelo_AY_1.0, whole genome shotgun sequence.
ttatcaaaaaaattacatttttaaacttttcCCTCAAACACATGTTACGATAAAATTAGGTTTATCATAACTCAACCTTTCTCCCAAACGCCCATTGTACGTTAATTTTCCTGATCcaaattataatattttcatATCAGATCATTAAACTTAGCCATACAAATCACAAACCAATGAGAGGGAAAAGGGAAGAACCAATGAACAAATGTAACGTAAGTCTGTACTCTGAACTATAAACTATAAACagatatataaaaatatattttctttaggATTCTGTTGTTAGCTATTTGAAAATGCATTGTTTTTTGATTCAATATCTCTCACACTTTGAATAATGTTATCTATGTTTCTTGCTAGATGATTTGAGTGTTCCTCCATGTCTCTTAAAATCATGGCAAGCTGTTCTTGATATGCTGCACACCGCTTTCGTTCTTGCTGTAATTCGGCAGTTAGTTCTCGAATTTTTGCATCTTTCTCATCCTGAAATAATAGCAACAGAAAATGAAACATATATacaaatgacgtaaaaaaaggtGCTCATAATATTTAAGAAATGTGTTCTGCTGGAGGAGGTAGTGTATAGCATAAATATAGTCGTTCTGACTTGCATAAGGGAAAGAAACATGCTCTAAAGTCTAAAGCTGCCCAATTGGAACGCTTGGCACGAACGTGTTTTTTAAGGCTACATTTATAAAAATACCCTAAACTTCGTCATCTTTTAAAAAACTACCCCCATCCTTTCAAAAGTTGCATTACCATTGACCTTTTATAAAGGTTATGAAACTACCCTGAAGATTAGAAtgtagaaaagaaaattgaCATGGCATTAACTGCATATACATTCTAACTGCAACAGTGTGTGTGACTAGGATGTTTGTCTAGAGTAAGTATGAAAGAACGACATATATAGGTACGTCGACTTTTCATTTGACAGTATAAAGTTGTTTTTACTacaaaaattagttttaaaatatttacgaaaggTCAAAGGTAATATTGCAACTTTTGAAAGGATAGggatatttttgaaacaaaaaacaagGTTCAAGGTCTTTCTTATAATTTATGCTTTTTTCATGTAGCTTTTCTTACCCATCTGGCTTGAATGCATTTCGTTTGACCCTCCCAACAAAAATGGGCATCTTTTTGCCCATTACGACACATGGGGCATGTGTTGGAGATTGAACCTCCAACCTCCAGCCTAAAGGAATCTAATAGCCTAATAGGTACTAGCTTTGCTTAGATTGAAACTCATTAGGTAGTTTTGTTTGGCTTTTTCCCTATCTAAATGAGCTGCAAGACCTCCGAGTTGTTTGAGAAATCAAGAAGTTCGACACTAAAAACCAGAAGTATGGCCATAAACAAGCACTATAAGATTGGTGCATTAAAACTGACATTTTCTAGTCTGGAGTGGCTATACAGTGCCTCTGGATTCTAATGCATTTATGAAAGCTCAATTAATCTATGTGGATTGTCTGATCATAACAAAAGAAAACCTGAAAAATTCAACAAATAAAATGGTACACCTATTTGCTCTTTTCGAAGTGAATGACTTGGAAAGCTAAGTATATCACACTTAGAAAAGAGGTTGTTTCTTGAACAACAGGGTACGTAAAGGGCTCTGATAGATTTGCCTAACATCAATAATGATGAGTAAAAGAAGCTTATAAACATATACTCTAAAATTTGATTGTGCAACTGTGATTGGTAAAGATGAACCCAGATTGTGTATCTCCAAACACCCAGCCTTACttcaaaatacaaataatatGACCTCACACTTTTGGATACATCATCCAAATTTTATGAATTTCAAAGAAACTCGTCCCTAATTCATCCAATCCTTAAATATCTTCACCTTCTAATCCACCAAATTGAACCAACAAAACTCAACACTTATTTGGCACCTGAATTCCAAGGTCCAACAATTCCCTCACTACATACCAAAAATGCACATCTGATGAATACCGGTGACATTCTTCCTTCACCCAACACAAGCATCTAATTGATATGCTTTGAATTCCCCTCACGTTCTCATGCTTCAATGTTCAGGTTTTTGGATTAAGAAAAGGGGTGGAATGGAAGTTTTAAAGGCAGATATCAGCCAGAACACTCTCTGAAGCTTCATCAGAGAGGTGAAAAGATTTGTTTTACAATATTCAATATTAATGGGTGCCTGCCTTAGAAGTTAGAAGTCCTTTCCTTCTAAGTTCTATCAAACCGTTTCTATTGCTAAGGGCAAAGGTAAAGGCTACAACAAATATTATTCCAGAACAGAGGTACGGAAAGTGAAACTTAAGAGCAAAGAAGAAACTAGAAAAACACATAATCTCAGCATAAATGGACACAAAGTGAATCAAATTAACCCTTACCCGTGTGTGGGAAAGAAGAACATTTCGACGAGCACTGGCCGGAGTAACAATCAATGGATGATTATGATCCTTGACAAATTTCGTAACAACCCATTTTccagttttttctttctttacaaCAACCATTGCCTTACACCCTTCTCTCGTTACAGCTCGAGGCTTCCTATTTTCACTTCTTTTCGGCTTAAACTTGCGAAACCCTTCTTTATTACAAACAAGTCGCCGCCAAACAACCGCACCATCACGCATCGATCTACGAAATGCATCAACGCGCATAATAAAACCAAGGCGTGAAGCATAAGCATCGTAGAAAACCTTGACAGACTCCTCAGATTCAAACTCCATACCAACAAATGGCTCTGTATCTGAAAGATTACTCGTTATTGCCTCTGCTTCAGTAACTACTCTAGCAAAATCCTTCCCGCTAGGATCTTCTACAACATCAACTACAGTGGGGATTCCATCCACTAACAGGGAAAAAAAAGCCGAATTGTTCTGAAATCGTCAAATATGGGATGGAAATAGATACTGGTTTGAATAATTGAagcgagaatagaagaaatagAGGGCGATTGTGATAAGAAAAATGCCAATGAATGCGAAATCGAGAAACTCACTTTGATTTCTCCCAATACAGGAAGATGGGATTCAGTTTTCCTTGATTATTGGAATTGCATTCAACGCCGAGAATTCTTGGAGATCCAATCTCATTTCTTTGGTGTTTTGCGGTAGTTGTACAGTGAAGTGTGAATCGAGAAGGTTTTAGTCGTTGGAAATGGAGATCTTTGGATATGACTGTGGGGGTTTACTGTGTTTGGACTAAACCGAAAACTTGAGAAAATCGAGAGATTTGTGGTGCTCACCCAAATTTGAGGCTCCAATATCATATGCCCACCTTTACAGCttaatttttcttatatatatatgtatggaTTGTGTGCTCGGTTGTTGAGCCCTTCAATCTAAGAATAAAGTTTAATTACTCAttattcattttcattattccatACTCTGTGTTTTTCTTTGTAATGATTCTCAAAAGAAAGTTAtaagttttgttaattttataaaaatacaaaattttgaaaagattcTATAAATTTTTGAATGATTTTAACTATTACATGCTAAATGCATTTATCATTCTATTATAtaagcttattttttttcttttttatggtaatattattttttttataacgCAAATTATCTTCTTAAAATTTATATTCttaaaatttatattcaaatttggttcttcaaaattaattttgaatttatgttAAATCTTttcgtaaaatagattttcaacggtagaattgtaatttttttaaattattcctttgatttatttagaaataaaagttaaaacaaGAAATTTTGATTTAATGGAAATACAAATACACCTAAttatcaatatttatttttattatgttcATTTTTTATGTAGCAAACATTCTCAAAAGTTGTTGTTTGTCCggtttgtcttttttctttttgaaaacttaaaataaattgataaaattatgaattaccattttttttaattttaacacAATTGATTTTTCGTATTATGTTATTAACCGCTTAACacaaatttcttaaatttttgcAAAGAAATTTTTGCTAATTTATTTTTACTAAGTAAATTTTACTACATTATTTTTGTAAATGTATTTTTCATAACAAGCCATATTCCTAAGTTATTTTTGTAAAGTTGATTTTTcgtaatttatttttcctaactaattttttactatatttttgtaaatgtattttctataatttatttttcctaacaAGCCACATTCCCAAGTTATTTTTGGAAAGTAGATTTTTTCTAATATACTTTTCCTGACAAAATTCATTAGATGATTTTGATTAAAATTTGGGGCGAGGAATAGTGatagagaagaaaagaaagagtgaAGAATAGTGAGAGAGGAGAGAAAGAGGAGGGAGTATAATAGTTCTAATCTTGATCCTAGGGTTATAATAACTCTTGGGCCAAACATGGAGTTGGCTAATCCTAGGGTTATAATAACCCTTGGACCAAATATGGAGTTGGCTAAAATAGTCCACTCCACTTCTTCATAGTTTGATAGCCAAACAACCCTTAATTTTCACTCCCTCATCttacttttttttagtttttgttattagccttttttttaatataaaaagtGAGGACGAGAATGAGTTGGGAGAAAAAAATGAGACAACCAAAATTCAAAGAAGCGAGCGAGCTAGCTAGAGTGATATCTTAACCTACATCCACAATGATTTATTTTGGTTATTTCacacaaaatgaaaagaaagaaaaatttaaatagTGGGCAAATTCCATTTAAGATCGTTAGTATGTAAAAGTGGAGGTAACAGTGCACCTTACCACAAAATGAAATCAACCCACTTTTTAAAACTTGAGCCTTTTTATCTATTTTTCCTTGACAAAGCCACCTTATTATATTGTTCATATGTGTTGGCCTCTTGCTCTTATTCTGGTTATTGCAAGGAAAGAGCAAGAGAAAATAATGTGAGTAAAACCAAAAACACTAAAACCCAAAGGAGAGCTAGAGcttaacaaaagaaaatagagTGCGTGTATGGAGCTATAATAAAGCATATACTCAAGTGAGAAGGAAATTAAATCTATGTTTACAATGTGTTTGGAATAGTTTCGCGTTAATAAGATATAAGCAGAATATAAAGTGAGACCAATTCTATTTTGAGGCTCATAATTTAAATCATCTATATAAAACCTCAATAAAATATCTACATGAATAAGTCAAAGTAAAATGACAACAACTTATAGTAGATTTGTGTATTGAGTAAGTGGCGTTAAAATTACCTTTGTGTATTTCAAAAAAATCACATTATGTTTCTTTTTATATGTACAACAATTGTAAAGGTAGAGTATCCAATCTCTAATCTCCCCAATCACAAAGTGCATTTTAATTATCACTAAGTTAAACTTGCTACGACAAAGTTAAATTATGTCACCTTAAAAATCTTtcaaatttacaaataaatACAGACAGATTATTAAACGTAGTCGTTTATTATATGTGTGTAAGTCggtgaaaaattaaacatttaactTCTTCATTGTGAATAAAATTAAGCATATCTAATCAAATTATGCCTATATTGACAACTAACCATAATGCAGTCCCGATAATTTACTCTTGTAGATAAGTAGTTGTAATAGGATTTAGAAACATTATATATgatttgttttgattttatatGTCAGGGTTTAGTCCATAATATTTATACTTTTGAAATGTCTACTTTATGAAGTAAGAAAAAAAGAGTTGGTACTACTAGTTGGAACCGATAGTGACCATTGATTATTGAAGAACGTTAAGGAGAAAAGtgaaaaagaggaagagagaCATTGGGGAATATAAAAGACTAATACCCAAGTGCAATCACATTCCTAACCATCATAagtcaaaaaaagaaaattattgtaaatggtaaaactgttaaaaataattacaaaatatagtaaaatttcataatctattagttattaaattaaaaaattttattatattttgtaattttttattcgtttttatatatttaaaaaggtctaaaataaaatatttgaaaaattgcATGACTAAGCTGTGATTAGTGACATAGTTAAACTTTCCCAAACTTCTGGAcctaattaaaatcatttttatgtGTACAAATGTTTTAAAGTTGTCCATTATATGAAAGTATGCCCACGTGTACCTTTGTTTTACAACTCTTATTGCCACAtcaccttttctttttatctttttcaaaaCAATTGTTAAGGTTAAAGATATGTTATGTCATACTTTTAGAAACAATagacacatatatatatatatatatattatagtcAAAGCATATCCTAAATTTTggagttttttttaaatagtctATCGTTCACACTTTATCGTAATGAATTTAAATTAAGAGGTGTTCGGAGGAGGGGTAGAGTTATGGGAATGAGAGTTATGATAATGTTAGaattatgataaaactagtgttatgataatatgtatttggagaaagatttattattgatagtaTTATGATTATAACATGTGTCTGGAAAAAATATTATGATAAGTGTTGTTATGATAAAGATATCAGGGATGTATTTGGGTTGGACTAATCTGATCGAGAGTGTTCTTCAGACCAACTTGAAAATTCTGATTGATTGGATTGCAAAAGATTCCAATAAATTTTTTAACTCAATCCTTAAAATTCgactttttattttaaactcTAAATATGTAAGTTATCAACAATACATGATTAATAACTAAATTCTCgttaaatttaaatatagattataaaatatctatgagatttaatataaattttaaacaaaGACAAAAAAACCTAACAATTCTAAAggaaaaacattaaaaattcACAAATCAATCATAACagttttatatttgatttttgtatGAAGTGTAagtattttgtcaaatgttttaTCTTTGACAATTTTCCATGGTAAAATCGTAACATTTGTAATTGAAACTTAGATAATTAACTTATGAAATGAATCCAAATTATAACTGTTTTTGTCACAATCGAAAACACATAATAAAGTAGAAAACTTCAAAAAGTGATTATTGACGTGAGAAAAGACAAAGATGAATGGCATAAGCCAAAGTGTCATGTTTCACCTCTTGAATTAAGTCCCTTTGACCACCTTTTAAAGACGGACTCATTAATGACGGTTCATCCCTCCTTCCTTTCCCATTTTCTCTATAAATAGTAACCCTAAATCCCAAAACCCTAATCCAAATCCAAATCCTTAGCAATGGCTCTTTGGTGCCGAGGTATGTGAAGATTATCAAGCCTCTAAATAATTCATagattgttttctttaaaaaattgtgTTTCATGTAATGTGTTTACTTTTGTGTTAATTGCAAGTGTTTGTCTTTTCAAACTTGTTTTCAATCattagaaattaattttgattggtttaaaaatgtcaaaataaAAGAATGGGTAATCATATGActaaaatagataaataatGATACATTAAggaattaattattataaatatataacacAAAAATCTACTTATTGACAAGACTAAAATAGCCTTGAAATATAGTCCATTTGAATTTCTTGGATGTAAATACCATCTTagtcttttgaaattttgtttattcttagtttttatactttttcattattaaaggaaaattataaaaaaatatttaacaaaatatttatcattcatataaaaatcaaatacaataatttttgtgttttagtagttttatttataaatagtttgtcaattttctACTATTTGTGTAAAAACATTGATTTAAACTGTCCAATTttaattactttatttttaataaatcttaaatttaatttattagtaaaaaagaaaattctatatttatttatttaaaaaaaaaaataaataaatacatcgaaatttttgctataaatgaaacaaattaaatagagtaaaaattaattttagtcCCTGAAACTTTCGTGAAAGCAACAATTTAGTCTTAAATTTATTGAGCTAGTCTATTTACTTTcaattttataacaatttagttcttaaactttattatatataaaaaattagttATTGTACTTTCAAATTTGTAACGATTTAATCTTGTTCATAGAAATTAGTGTATGAGATTATCTACGTAAATAAATCAATAACTTAACTAATTAGAAATTAagtaattttataaaatacaaatttGACATCATAAAATAGtagatttaaaattaaattttgatatatttttttacgtttaagtattaaattgttgttaatttgaaaaaattgttaTACAATGAAGTTAAAAAACATAAtggtaacaaatttaaaattaaatacttaATTGAAAGTTGTAATACAATCTGAGCAGGGAAGATGGCGTGGCCAGAGCTAGTAGGAACAAGAAGCGAGGAGGCAAAGAGTagaatagaaaaggaaaatcCATATGTGGACGTGGCTGTTATTCGGGAAGGAAGAGTTGTTACTTTGGATATTAGGTGCGATAGGGTTAGGGTTTGGATTAATCGTGATGGAATTGTCACTCGAATTCCATTTGTCGGCTAAAGGTCCATTTGAATTGACTTTCTAAGGGTTTATAAACACGTTTTTTGCACCTATAAACAGTACTTGTTTAAACACTTAGAAAGTTAATCCAAATTTACCATAATTCTCACTCTCACCAAACTCAGATATCTAAACTACCATCTACATAACTAAACATATATGTATTATTATCTTATCCCTGTTTTGTAATCTAATAATAAAACATGCTTTAAATATCCTTAGCTTAAATAAAGTTTGTTAATAcaattttatatgtatattCATTCTCTCTcgtttctctattttttttagtgaaaCTTAGTTTACTTTCGACTTCTCGATGATgtatatgttttaattttgttgagCGTAGAACAACTTAATTCATGTACAAGTTTTTAGGGAATTAATTTTAAACGGAAAAactactaaaaatatttataaaatttcaaattctatcgaTGAATATCGATCTTATTGACTAAGATATAAAATTACagtatattttataaatattttgatttatttggaTATATTTGAGaacaactaaaaaataaaa
It contains:
- the LOC103489731 gene encoding protein FAR1-RELATED SEQUENCE 5 isoform X2 — protein: MEFESEESVKVFYDAYASRLGFIMRVDAFRRSMRDGAVVWRRLVCNKEGFRKFKPKRSENRKPRAVTREGCKAMVVVKKEKTGKWVVTKFVKDHNHPLIVTPASARRNVLLSHTRDEKDAKIRELTAELQQERKRCAAYQEQLAMILRDMEEHSNHLARNIDNIIQSVRDIESKNNAFSNS
- the LOC103489731 gene encoding protein FAR-RED IMPAIRED RESPONSE 1 isoform X1, yielding MDGIPTVVDVVEDPSGKDFARVVTEAEAITSNLSDTEPFVGMEFESEESVKVFYDAYASRLGFIMRVDAFRRSMRDGAVVWRRLVCNKEGFRKFKPKRSENRKPRAVTREGCKAMVVVKKEKTGKWVVTKFVKDHNHPLIVTPASARRNVLLSHTRDEKDAKIRELTAELQQERKRCAAYQEQLAMILRDMEEHSNHLARNIDNIIQSVRDIESKNNAFSNS